From a region of the Daphnia pulicaria isolate SC F1-1A chromosome 1, SC_F0-13Bv2, whole genome shotgun sequence genome:
- the LOC124336822 gene encoding U1 small nuclear ribonucleoprotein C-like isoform X2, whose protein sequence is MPKYYCDYCDTYLTHDSPSVRKTHCSGRKHKENVKFYYQKWMEDQAQSLIDATIEAYKKGIMKGGAAIPPPGNLNLPGMPPRPPGPGQMMGPGGPMMGGPPGGPMMGPGGPMGMPGGRPPMGQMGPGGPMNPMGPMMMGPGPGGPMHHMMMRPGMPGMPGMQPGMQPGMQPGMQPGMQPGMQPGMQPGMQPGMPGRQQAPQAPGTQAT, encoded by the exons ATGCCTAA ATACTACTGCGATTATTGTGACACTTACTTGACACATGATTCG ccATCTGTACGAAAGACACATTGCTCTGGAAGGAAGcataaagaaaatgtaaaattttacTATCAAAAGTGGATGGAAGATCAAGCTCAAAGTCTCATTGATGCGACTA TTGAAGCTTACAAAAAGGGAATTATGAAAGGCGGTGCTGCCATTCCACCACCAGGAAACTTGAACTTACCAGGAA tgCCTCCAAGACCTCCAGGTCCAGGACAAATGATGGGACCAGGAGGTCCAATGATGGGAGGTCCACCTGGAGGACCAATGATGGGTCCTGGAGGGCCTATGGGTATGCCAGGTGGACGTCCACCGATGGGCCAAATGGGACCAGGAGGACCAATGAATCCAATGGGACCTATGATGATGGGTCCTGGACCAGGAGGACCAATGCATCATATGATGATGAGACCAGGAATGCCAGGCATGCCTGGAATGCAACCAGGTATGCAACCAG GCATGCAACCAGGCATGCAACCAGGCATGCAACCAGGCATGCAACCAGGAATGCAACCAGGAATGCAACCTGGTATGCCAGGAAGACAACAAGCTCCTCAAGCGCCTGGAACACAAGCAACATAA
- the LOC124336822 gene encoding U1 small nuclear ribonucleoprotein C-like isoform X6, producing the protein MPKYYCDYCDTYLTHDSPSVRKTHCSGRKHKENVKFYYQKWMEDQAQSLIDATIEAYKKGIMKGGAAIPPPGNLNLPGMPPRPPGPGQMMGPGGPMMGGPPGGPMMGPGGPMGMPGGRPPMGQMGPGGPMNPMGPMMMGPGPGGPMHHMMMRPGMPGMPGMQPGMQPGMQPGMQPGMQPGMQPGMPGRQQAPQAPGTQAT; encoded by the exons ATGCCTAA ATACTACTGCGATTATTGTGACACTTACTTGACACATGATTCG ccATCTGTACGAAAGACACATTGCTCTGGAAGGAAGcataaagaaaatgtaaaattttacTATCAAAAGTGGATGGAAGATCAAGCTCAAAGTCTCATTGATGCGACTA TTGAAGCTTACAAAAAGGGAATTATGAAAGGCGGTGCTGCCATTCCACCACCAGGAAACTTGAACTTACCAGGAA tgCCTCCAAGACCTCCAGGTCCAGGACAAATGATGGGACCAGGAGGTCCAATGATGGGAGGTCCACCTGGAGGACCAATGATGGGTCCTGGAGGGCCTATGGGTATGCCAGGTGGACGTCCACCGATGGGCCAAATGGGACCAGGAGGACCAATGAATCCAATGGGACCTATGATGATGGGTCCTGGACCAGGAGGACCAATGCATCATATGATGATGAGACCAGGAATGCCAGGCATGCCTGGAATGCAACCAGGTATGCAACCAGGCATGCAACCAG GCATGCAACCAGGAATGCAACCAGGAATGCAACCTGGTATGCCAGGAAGACAACAAGCTCCTCAAGCGCCTGGAACACAAGCAACATAA
- the LOC124336822 gene encoding U1 small nuclear ribonucleoprotein C-like isoform X7 — MPKYYCDYCDTYLTHDSPSVRKTHCSGRKHKENVKFYYQKWMEDQAQSLIDATIEAYKKGIMKGGAAIPPPGNLNLPGMPPRPPGPGQMMGPGGPMMGGPPGGPMMGPGGPMGMPGGRPPMGQMGPGGPMNPMGPMMMGPGPGGPMHHMMMRPGMPGMPGMQPGMQPGMQPGMQPGMQPGMPGRQQAPQAPGTQAT, encoded by the exons ATGCCTAA ATACTACTGCGATTATTGTGACACTTACTTGACACATGATTCG ccATCTGTACGAAAGACACATTGCTCTGGAAGGAAGcataaagaaaatgtaaaattttacTATCAAAAGTGGATGGAAGATCAAGCTCAAAGTCTCATTGATGCGACTA TTGAAGCTTACAAAAAGGGAATTATGAAAGGCGGTGCTGCCATTCCACCACCAGGAAACTTGAACTTACCAGGAA tgCCTCCAAGACCTCCAGGTCCAGGACAAATGATGGGACCAGGAGGTCCAATGATGGGAGGTCCACCTGGAGGACCAATGATGGGTCCTGGAGGGCCTATGGGTATGCCAGGTGGACGTCCACCGATGGGCCAAATGGGACCAGGAGGACCAATGAATCCAATGGGACCTATGATGATGGGTCCTGGACCAGGAGGACCAATGCATCATATGATGATGAGACCAGGAATGCCAGGCATGCCTGGAATGCAACCAGGTATGCAACCAG GCATGCAACCAGGAATGCAACCAGGAATGCAACCTGGTATGCCAGGAAGACAACAAGCTCCTCAAGCGCCTGGAACACAAGCAACATAA
- the LOC124336822 gene encoding U1 small nuclear ribonucleoprotein C-like isoform X5 — protein MPKYYCDYCDTYLTHDSPSVRKTHCSGRKHKENVKFYYQKWMEDQAQSLIDATIEAYKKGIMKGGAAIPPPGNLNLPGMPPRPPGPGQMMGPGGPMMGGPPGGPMMGPGGPMGMPGGRPPMGQMGPGGPMNPMGPMMMGPGPGGPMHHMMMRPGMPGMPGMQPGMQPGMQPGMQPGMQPGMQPGMPGRQQAPQAPGTQAT, from the exons ATGCCTAA ATACTACTGCGATTATTGTGACACTTACTTGACACATGATTCG ccATCTGTACGAAAGACACATTGCTCTGGAAGGAAGcataaagaaaatgtaaaattttacTATCAAAAGTGGATGGAAGATCAAGCTCAAAGTCTCATTGATGCGACTA TTGAAGCTTACAAAAAGGGAATTATGAAAGGCGGTGCTGCCATTCCACCACCAGGAAACTTGAACTTACCAGGAA tgCCTCCAAGACCTCCAGGTCCAGGACAAATGATGGGACCAGGAGGTCCAATGATGGGAGGTCCACCTGGAGGACCAATGATGGGTCCTGGAGGGCCTATGGGTATGCCAGGTGGACGTCCACCGATGGGCCAAATGGGACCAGGAGGACCAATGAATCCAATGGGACCTATGATGATGGGTCCTGGACCAGGAGGACCAATGCATCATATGATGATGAGACCAGGAATGCCAGGCATGCCTGGAATGCAACCAGGTATGCAACCAGGCATGCAACCAGGCATGCAACCAG GAATGCAACCAGGAATGCAACCTGGTATGCCAGGAAGACAACAAGCTCCTCAAGCGCCTGGAACACAAGCAACATAA
- the LOC124336822 gene encoding U1 small nuclear ribonucleoprotein C-like isoform X1 yields the protein MPKYYCDYCDTYLTHDSPSVRKTHCSGRKHKENVKFYYQKWMEDQAQSLIDATIEAYKKGIMKGGAAIPPPGNLNLPGMPPRPPGPGQMMGPGGPMMGGPPGGPMMGPGGPMGMPGGRPPMGQMGPGGPMNPMGPMMMGPGPGGPMHHMMMRPGMPGMPGMQPGMQPGMQPGMQPGMQPGMQPGMQPGMQPGMQPGMQPGMQPGMPGRQQAPQAPGTQAT from the exons ATGCCTAA ATACTACTGCGATTATTGTGACACTTACTTGACACATGATTCG ccATCTGTACGAAAGACACATTGCTCTGGAAGGAAGcataaagaaaatgtaaaattttacTATCAAAAGTGGATGGAAGATCAAGCTCAAAGTCTCATTGATGCGACTA TTGAAGCTTACAAAAAGGGAATTATGAAAGGCGGTGCTGCCATTCCACCACCAGGAAACTTGAACTTACCAGGAA tgCCTCCAAGACCTCCAGGTCCAGGACAAATGATGGGACCAGGAGGTCCAATGATGGGAGGTCCACCTGGAGGACCAATGATGGGTCCTGGAGGGCCTATGGGTATGCCAGGTGGACGTCCACCGATGGGCCAAATGGGACCAGGAGGACCAATGAATCCAATGGGACCTATGATGATGGGTCCTGGACCAGGAGGACCAATGCATCATATGATGATGAGACCAGGAATGCCAGGCATGCCTGGAATGCAACCAGGTATGCAACCAGGCATGCAACCAGGCATGCAACCAGGCATGCAACCAGGCATGCAACCAGGCATGCAACCAGGCATGCAACCAGGCATGCAACCAGGAATGCAACCAGGAATGCAACCTGGTATGCCAGGAAGACAACAAGCTCCTCAAGCGCCTGGAACACAAGCAACATAA
- the LOC124336822 gene encoding U1 small nuclear ribonucleoprotein C-like isoform X3, translating into MPKYYCDYCDTYLTHDSPSVRKTHCSGRKHKENVKFYYQKWMEDQAQSLIDATIEAYKKGIMKGGAAIPPPGNLNLPGMPPRPPGPGQMMGPGGPMMGGPPGGPMMGPGGPMGMPGGRPPMGQMGPGGPMNPMGPMMMGPGPGGPMHHMMMRPGMPGMPGMQPGMQPGMQPGMQPGMQPGMQPGMQPGMPGRQQAPQAPGTQAT; encoded by the exons ATGCCTAA ATACTACTGCGATTATTGTGACACTTACTTGACACATGATTCG ccATCTGTACGAAAGACACATTGCTCTGGAAGGAAGcataaagaaaatgtaaaattttacTATCAAAAGTGGATGGAAGATCAAGCTCAAAGTCTCATTGATGCGACTA TTGAAGCTTACAAAAAGGGAATTATGAAAGGCGGTGCTGCCATTCCACCACCAGGAAACTTGAACTTACCAGGAA tgCCTCCAAGACCTCCAGGTCCAGGACAAATGATGGGACCAGGAGGTCCAATGATGGGAGGTCCACCTGGAGGACCAATGATGGGTCCTGGAGGGCCTATGGGTATGCCAGGTGGACGTCCACCGATGGGCCAAATGGGACCAGGAGGACCAATGAATCCAATGGGACCTATGATGATGGGTCCTGGACCAGGAGGACCAATGCATCATATGATGATGAGACCAGGAATGCCAGGCATGCCTGGAATGCAACCAGGTATGCAACCAGGCATGCAACCAGGCATGCAACCAG GCATGCAACCAGGAATGCAACCAGGAATGCAACCTGGTATGCCAGGAAGACAACAAGCTCCTCAAGCGCCTGGAACACAAGCAACATAA
- the LOC124336822 gene encoding U1 small nuclear ribonucleoprotein C-like isoform X4, with product MPKYYCDYCDTYLTHDSPSVRKTHCSGRKHKENVKFYYQKWMEDQAQSLIDATIEAYKKGIMKGGAAIPPPGNLNLPGMPPRPPGPGQMMGPGGPMMGGPPGGPMMGPGGPMGMPGGRPPMGQMGPGGPMNPMGPMMMGPGPGGPMHHMMMRPGMPGMPGMQPGMQPGMQPGMQPGMQPGMQPGMPGRQQAPQAPGTQAT from the exons ATGCCTAA ATACTACTGCGATTATTGTGACACTTACTTGACACATGATTCG ccATCTGTACGAAAGACACATTGCTCTGGAAGGAAGcataaagaaaatgtaaaattttacTATCAAAAGTGGATGGAAGATCAAGCTCAAAGTCTCATTGATGCGACTA TTGAAGCTTACAAAAAGGGAATTATGAAAGGCGGTGCTGCCATTCCACCACCAGGAAACTTGAACTTACCAGGAA tgCCTCCAAGACCTCCAGGTCCAGGACAAATGATGGGACCAGGAGGTCCAATGATGGGAGGTCCACCTGGAGGACCAATGATGGGTCCTGGAGGGCCTATGGGTATGCCAGGTGGACGTCCACCGATGGGCCAAATGGGACCAGGAGGACCAATGAATCCAATGGGACCTATGATGATGGGTCCTGGACCAGGAGGACCAATGCATCATATGATGATGAGACCAGGAATGCCAGGCATGCCTGGAATGCAACCAGGTATGCAACCAG GCATGCAACCAGGCATGCAACCAGGAATGCAACCAGGAATGCAACCTGGTATGCCAGGAAGACAACAAGCTCCTCAAGCGCCTGGAACACAAGCAACATAA
- the LOC124336822 gene encoding U1 small nuclear ribonucleoprotein C-like isoform X8: protein MPKYYCDYCDTYLTHDSPSVRKTHCSGRKHKENVKFYYQKWMEDQAQSLIDATIEAYKKGIMKGGAAIPPPGNLNLPGMPPRPPGPGQMMGPGGPMMGGPPGGPMMGPGGPMGMPGGRPPMGQMGPGGPMNPMGPMMMGPGPGGPMHHMMMRPGMPGMPGMQPGMQPGMQPGMQPGMQPGMPGRQQAPQAPGTQAT from the exons ATGCCTAA ATACTACTGCGATTATTGTGACACTTACTTGACACATGATTCG ccATCTGTACGAAAGACACATTGCTCTGGAAGGAAGcataaagaaaatgtaaaattttacTATCAAAAGTGGATGGAAGATCAAGCTCAAAGTCTCATTGATGCGACTA TTGAAGCTTACAAAAAGGGAATTATGAAAGGCGGTGCTGCCATTCCACCACCAGGAAACTTGAACTTACCAGGAA tgCCTCCAAGACCTCCAGGTCCAGGACAAATGATGGGACCAGGAGGTCCAATGATGGGAGGTCCACCTGGAGGACCAATGATGGGTCCTGGAGGGCCTATGGGTATGCCAGGTGGACGTCCACCGATGGGCCAAATGGGACCAGGAGGACCAATGAATCCAATGGGACCTATGATGATGGGTCCTGGACCAGGAGGACCAATGCATCATATGATGATGAGACCAGGAATGCCAGGCATGCCTGGAATGCAACCAGGTATGCAACCAGGCATGCAACCAG GAATGCAACCAGGAATGCAACCTGGTATGCCAGGAAGACAACAAGCTCCTCAAGCGCCTGGAACACAAGCAACATAA